Proteins co-encoded in one Kribbella solani genomic window:
- a CDS encoding DNA gyrase/topoisomerase IV subunit B gives MAAPTPRSTELDPTYNARNLLVLEGLEAVRKRPGMYIGSTDSRGLMHCLWEIIDNAVDEALAGHGERIDVVLHQDGSVEVRDRARGIPVDVEPKTKLTGVEVVFTKLHAGGKFGGGSYNASGGLHGVGASVVNALSARLDVEVDRGGTVWTTSFRRGVAGEFDGDGANASFAPAKGLRKAGRAKKGMTGTRIRYWADRQIFTKDATFNYDELVTRARQTSFLVPGLELVIRDERGEEPTEEHFKHDGGISEFCEFLATDQKVTDVIRLAGTGHFTETVPMLDDAGHMTPTDVERDLEVDIAVRWGDGYETELRSFVNIVATPKGGTHVAGFERALSKSFTSALDGTRLLKSGEEVIKDDVLEGLTSVVTVRLAEPQFDGQTKEVLGTPAASRIVAKVVQSELEAFLTSTKREFKAQARAVLEKVVAASRTRVAARQHRELQRRKTALESSALPAKLADCRSNDVDRSELFIVEGDSALGTAKLARSSEFQALLPIRGKILNVQKASVGDMLKNVECASIIQVVGAGSGRTFDLEQARYGKIIFMADADSDGAHIRTLLATLFFRYMRPLVEAGRVYTAVPPLHRFELTNPKKGQDKYLYTYSDAEYQRKTAELMKKGVRWKEPPQRYKGLGEMDADQLAETTMDPRHRTLRRITVDDSEAAAQVFDLLMGNEVAPRKEFIVQGAYELDETRIDV, from the coding sequence GTGGCCGCCCCGACGCCTCGCAGTACCGAGCTCGACCCGACCTACAACGCCCGCAACCTGCTCGTCCTCGAAGGACTCGAGGCGGTCCGGAAGCGGCCCGGCATGTACATCGGGTCCACCGACAGCCGCGGTCTGATGCATTGCCTGTGGGAGATCATCGACAACGCCGTGGACGAGGCGCTGGCCGGGCACGGCGAGCGGATCGACGTGGTGCTGCACCAGGACGGTTCGGTCGAGGTACGGGACCGGGCCCGTGGCATTCCGGTCGACGTCGAGCCGAAGACCAAGCTGACCGGTGTCGAGGTGGTCTTCACCAAGCTGCACGCCGGCGGAAAGTTCGGCGGCGGTTCGTACAACGCCTCCGGCGGTCTGCACGGCGTCGGTGCCTCAGTGGTGAACGCGCTGTCCGCGCGGCTCGATGTCGAGGTGGATCGCGGCGGAACGGTCTGGACCACTTCGTTCCGGCGCGGTGTCGCCGGTGAGTTCGACGGCGACGGGGCGAACGCTTCGTTCGCGCCGGCCAAGGGCCTGCGCAAGGCCGGCCGGGCCAAGAAGGGCATGACGGGGACCCGGATCCGGTACTGGGCGGATCGGCAGATCTTCACCAAGGACGCCACCTTCAACTACGACGAGCTGGTCACCCGGGCGCGGCAGACGTCGTTCCTGGTGCCCGGTCTCGAGCTGGTGATCCGGGACGAGCGCGGCGAGGAGCCGACCGAGGAACACTTCAAGCACGACGGCGGCATCAGCGAGTTCTGCGAGTTCCTCGCCACCGACCAGAAGGTCACCGACGTGATCCGGCTGGCCGGGACCGGTCACTTCACCGAGACCGTGCCGATGCTGGACGACGCCGGTCACATGACGCCGACCGACGTCGAGCGCGACCTCGAGGTCGACATCGCGGTCCGCTGGGGCGACGGGTACGAGACCGAGCTGCGGTCGTTCGTGAACATCGTCGCGACGCCGAAGGGCGGCACGCATGTCGCCGGGTTCGAGCGCGCGCTGTCGAAGAGTTTCACGAGCGCGCTGGACGGCACCCGGCTGCTGAAGAGCGGCGAGGAAGTGATCAAGGACGACGTCCTCGAAGGCCTGACCTCGGTCGTCACCGTGCGGCTGGCCGAGCCGCAGTTCGACGGGCAGACCAAGGAGGTGCTCGGCACGCCGGCCGCGTCGCGGATCGTGGCGAAGGTGGTGCAGTCCGAGCTCGAAGCATTCCTGACCTCGACGAAGCGTGAGTTCAAAGCGCAGGCCCGGGCCGTACTGGAAAAGGTAGTGGCCGCGTCGCGTACGCGGGTGGCCGCCCGGCAGCACCGGGAGTTGCAGCGCCGGAAGACCGCGCTGGAGTCGTCGGCGCTGCCGGCCAAGCTGGCCGACTGCCGTAGCAACGACGTGGACCGGTCCGAGCTGTTCATCGTCGAGGGTGATTCGGCGCTCGGTACGGCCAAGCTGGCCCGGAGCTCGGAGTTCCAGGCGCTGCTGCCGATCCGGGGCAAGATCCTGAACGTGCAGAAGGCGTCGGTCGGCGACATGCTGAAGAACGTCGAGTGCGCGTCGATCATCCAGGTCGTCGGGGCCGGTTCCGGCCGCACGTTCGACCTCGAGCAGGCGCGGTACGGCAAGATCATCTTCATGGCCGACGCGGACTCGGACGGCGCACACATCCGTACGCTGCTGGCGACGCTGTTCTTCCGGTACATGCGGCCGCTGGTCGAGGCCGGGCGGGTGTACACGGCCGTGCCGCCGCTGCACCGGTTCGAGCTGACGAACCCGAAGAAGGGCCAGGACAAGTACCTGTACACGTACAGCGACGCGGAGTACCAGCGGAAGACGGCCGAGCTGATGAAGAAGGGCGTCCGCTGGAAAGAGCCCCCGCAGCGGTACAAGGGTCTTGGTGAGATGGACGCCGATCAGCTGGCCGAAACCACGATGGACCCACGGCACCGCACGCTGCGCCGGATCACCGTCGACGACAGCGAAGCAGCCGCTCAGGTCTTCGACCTCCTGATGGGCAACGAGGTCGCGCCACGCAAGGAATTCATTGTGCAGGGCGCGTACGAACTGGACGAGACCCGCATCGACGTCTGA
- a CDS encoding DUF7455 domain-containing protein, protein MTTALAPSSALSAADRCDRCGAQAYVRVTLTSGGELLFCAHHGREHSEKLRDIAITIHDETGRLEATPAVAAEDER, encoded by the coding sequence ATGACTACAGCACTCGCCCCGAGTTCGGCCCTGTCGGCCGCGGATCGTTGTGACCGCTGCGGTGCGCAGGCCTACGTCCGCGTCACTCTGACCAGTGGTGGGGAGCTGCTCTTCTGCGCCCACCACGGCCGGGAGCACTCGGAGAAGCTGCGCGACATCGCGATCACGATCCACGACGAGACCGGGCGGCTCGAAGCCACTCCGGCAGTAGCCGCGGAAGACGAGCGGTAA
- a CDS encoding aminotransferase class I/II-fold pyridoxal phosphate-dependent enzyme: MDRSGDSFDPATLADLIGHRLTGRGGGLYRRLADEIAALIGSAELPVGARLPAERRLAESLAISRSTVVSAYDELRARGLVESRRGSGTTVARAAGRGRSRADTRMTTGYAESLFHRITVGPGEVISLTYAVDPGLPELSSELSELASTDLPVLLGDVGYHPRGLPVLRERIAEHFTESGLPTASDEIVVTTGAHQAIALVTQMYLRNGAAVVIEQPSWPGCFDLFGAAGGRVVGVPLDDAGVRPDLLAAAFAEHQPAMAFVMPTFHNPTGQLMSANRRRQVAELAARHGVVLVEDNAYSAWDPAGPEIPPPLAAYAPDDAEVLTIGSVSKAVWGGLRIGWIRASRPLAERLARHKALADLGSPVIDQALTARLLPRLTELTARRARLATARKKLMGELLTERLPEWEWTAPTGGSALWIRLPGTDARVFAQVALRHGVEVVAGQAMDPSGNHDDYLRVPFAYSEQVLDDAVSRLARAWQELRRHGPGPDVPVV, from the coding sequence GTGGACCGTTCTGGGGACAGTTTCGACCCGGCCACGCTGGCTGACCTGATCGGCCACCGGCTGACCGGGCGGGGCGGTGGCCTGTACCGGCGGCTGGCCGACGAGATCGCCGCGCTGATCGGTTCGGCCGAGCTGCCGGTCGGCGCCCGCCTCCCCGCCGAGCGACGGCTGGCCGAGTCATTGGCGATCAGCCGTTCGACGGTCGTCTCGGCGTACGACGAACTGCGCGCCCGCGGTCTCGTCGAAAGCCGCCGGGGCAGCGGTACGACGGTCGCGCGCGCCGCCGGTCGCGGGCGTTCCCGTGCCGACACGCGGATGACCACGGGGTACGCGGAATCACTCTTCCATCGCATCACGGTCGGTCCGGGGGAGGTCATCTCCCTCACGTACGCCGTCGATCCTGGGCTGCCCGAGCTTTCGTCGGAGCTGTCCGAGCTGGCATCGACCGACCTGCCGGTGCTGCTCGGCGACGTCGGCTATCACCCGCGCGGCCTCCCGGTGCTGCGCGAGCGGATCGCGGAACACTTCACCGAATCGGGCCTGCCGACGGCATCGGACGAGATCGTGGTGACCACCGGCGCGCATCAGGCGATCGCGTTGGTGACGCAGATGTACCTGCGCAACGGCGCCGCGGTCGTGATCGAGCAGCCCAGTTGGCCTGGGTGTTTCGACCTGTTCGGTGCGGCCGGCGGCCGGGTGGTCGGCGTACCGCTGGACGATGCCGGCGTACGCCCCGATCTGCTGGCGGCCGCGTTCGCGGAGCATCAGCCGGCGATGGCTTTCGTGATGCCGACGTTCCACAACCCGACCGGGCAGCTCATGTCGGCGAACCGCCGCCGCCAGGTGGCCGAGCTCGCGGCGCGGCACGGCGTCGTACTGGTCGAGGACAACGCGTACTCGGCCTGGGATCCGGCCGGGCCGGAGATCCCGCCACCACTTGCCGCGTACGCGCCGGATGACGCGGAGGTGCTGACCATCGGGTCGGTGTCGAAGGCGGTTTGGGGTGGATTGCGGATCGGGTGGATCCGGGCGTCGCGCCCGCTCGCCGAACGACTCGCGCGGCACAAGGCGCTGGCCGATCTCGGCAGCCCGGTGATCGATCAGGCCCTGACGGCTCGGCTCTTGCCGCGGCTGACCGAGTTGACCGCGCGACGGGCGCGGCTGGCGACGGCGCGGAAGAAGCTGATGGGAGAGTTGCTGACAGAGCGACTACCCGAATGGGAGTGGACCGCGCCGACCGGTGGGTCGGCGTTGTGGATTCGCCTGCCCGGTACCGACGCGCGGGTGTTCGCCCAGGTCGCGTTGCGGCACGGCGTCGAGGTGGTGGCAGGGCAGGCGATGGATCCGTCGGGGAACCACGACGACTACCTGAGGGTTCCGTTCGCCTACTCCGAGCAAGTGCTCGACGACGCGGTCAGCCGGCTGGCGCGAGCGTGGCAGGAGCTGCGGCGGCACGGGCCCGGTCCGGACGTGCCGGTTGTCTGA
- a CDS encoding LysE family translocator, with protein MGIGQVLGFAGATAVVAGVPGPNNLYISLRSLTQGRRAGVVSAFAIETASLVYIVVAAFGLATLVKASPALFTTITVIGALYLAYLGVKMLRAPVAEQSTGLQAAPLGRVFRDGVVVNLLNPKAMLFFLAFLPQFTTRGAGPDQLRTELLLLGVGAATIGLVFDLCYAVGADAIGRRLGAARTATRRRNLVVAAIYLGLSAFALVSAL; from the coding sequence ATGGGGATCGGACAGGTGCTGGGATTCGCCGGCGCGACGGCGGTGGTGGCCGGAGTGCCCGGCCCGAACAACCTCTACATCTCGCTCCGGAGCCTGACCCAGGGACGGCGGGCGGGCGTCGTGTCCGCGTTCGCGATCGAGACCGCCTCGCTCGTGTACATCGTGGTCGCCGCGTTCGGTCTCGCCACGCTGGTGAAGGCTTCGCCGGCGCTGTTCACGACGATCACGGTCATCGGCGCGCTCTACCTTGCGTATCTCGGCGTGAAGATGCTGCGGGCGCCGGTCGCGGAGCAGTCCACCGGTCTGCAGGCCGCGCCGCTCGGCCGGGTGTTCCGGGACGGTGTCGTGGTGAATCTGCTGAATCCGAAGGCGATGCTGTTCTTCCTCGCGTTTCTCCCGCAGTTCACCACGCGCGGCGCCGGGCCCGATCAGCTCCGTACCGAGCTGCTGCTCCTCGGTGTCGGCGCCGCGACGATCGGTCTCGTCTTCGACCTCTGCTACGCCGTCGGCGCCGACGCGATCGGCCGCCGCCTCGGAGCAGCCCGGACCGCAACCCGCCGACGCAACCTGGTAGTCGCCGCGATCTACCTCGGGCTGTCCGCGTTCGCCCTAGTCAGCGCACTTTGA